One part of the Vicia villosa cultivar HV-30 ecotype Madison, WI linkage group LG6, Vvil1.0, whole genome shotgun sequence genome encodes these proteins:
- the LOC131614182 gene encoding uncharacterized protein LOC131614182 yields MSIKSKRVCFSPNVNDIPTIFLKRREIGRENFKFTTESKLSSPLKFLVQLGTKVASSIKSVSMKRRSSRKVSSSSTLVRSRSISDLTDSHRAETVEDCIEFLHSSSSRERPSFS; encoded by the coding sequence atgtcaatcaaaagcaaAAGAGTATGCTTTAGTCCTAATGTCAATGACATACCAACAATCTTCCTCAAGAGAAGAGAAATCGGAAGAGAAAATTTCAAGTTCACAACGGAATCAAAATTGTCATCACCACTGAAATTCTTAGTGCAGCTAGGAACAAAGGTTGCAAGTTCTATTAAAAGTGTTTCTATGAAAAGAAGATCTTCTAGGAAGGTTTCTTCTTCATCTACTTTGGTAAGGTCACGTTCAATTTCAGACCTTACAGATTCACATAGAGCTGAAACTGTTGAAGATTGTATTGAGTTTTTGCATTCTTCTTCATCTAGGGAGAGACCAAGTTTTagttga